One genomic window of Maribacter aquivivus includes the following:
- a CDS encoding TetR/AcrR family transcriptional regulator, translating to MARKKQYNETEVIDKAMRLFWRNGYESTSVRMLEKEMGINQFSIYASFKNKEGVFLESIKLYNTQIKAITNTLEKSNNGVEGIKDYFFDFLDFSREGAIFKGCLVTNTVNEIKEDSSPVIMAALKRFSSNIRELFVRNLKQDDLRDVKEIEAQADYLMNALLGLSISSKVFKEEQLKGIIRITFLHL from the coding sequence ATGGCACGTAAAAAACAATATAACGAAACTGAAGTCATAGATAAGGCCATGCGCTTGTTCTGGCGTAATGGCTATGAAAGTACATCGGTTCGTATGTTGGAGAAAGAAATGGGTATTAACCAGTTCTCTATTTATGCCAGCTTTAAAAATAAAGAAGGTGTATTCTTAGAAAGTATTAAACTTTATAATACTCAAATTAAAGCCATTACCAATACCTTAGAAAAATCTAATAATGGGGTAGAAGGTATTAAAGATTATTTTTTTGATTTTCTAGATTTTTCTAGAGAAGGTGCAATTTTCAAAGGATGTTTGGTTACCAATACGGTAAACGAAATTAAAGAAGATTCGAGTCCGGTTATTATGGCGGCATTGAAACGTTTTTCTTCAAATATTAGAGAACTTTTTGTAAGGAACTTAAAACAAGACGACTTAAGGGATGTAAAAGAAATAGAAGCACAAGCTGACTATTTAATGAACGCGCTTTTAGGTCTGTCAATTTCATCAAAAGTATTTAAAGAGGAACAGTTAAAAGGCATCATTAGGATTACATTTTTACACTTGTAG
- the ppgK gene encoding polyphosphate--glucose phosphotransferase — translation MTLLGIDVGGSGIKGALVNSETGEMISERHRIPTPIPRTPEAMTDVIAQIVTHFDYKGKVGCGFPTIIKNGVCKATGNLDKSWLGVNVEKLLEKKTGLDFTVINDADAAGYATMNYGTGKGKKGFVVMITIGTGLGSGAFLDGRLIPNFELGQIPYKGYSKIEKWAAGSAKDREGLSYKKWGKRFNTFLEYVELIVSPDLIILGGGASKDFDEFKSKIKIDTKVIPAALQNHAGIIGAAVATLH, via the coding sequence ATGACTTTACTAGGTATTGATGTAGGTGGCTCTGGAATTAAAGGAGCATTAGTTAATTCGGAAACAGGAGAAATGATCTCTGAACGCCATAGAATACCCACTCCCATACCTAGAACGCCAGAAGCAATGACCGATGTTATTGCTCAAATTGTAACCCATTTTGACTATAAAGGCAAAGTTGGCTGTGGTTTCCCTACCATTATTAAAAACGGAGTCTGTAAGGCTACCGGTAATCTTGATAAAAGCTGGTTAGGTGTAAATGTTGAAAAGTTATTAGAAAAGAAAACGGGACTTGATTTTACCGTAATCAACGATGCAGATGCTGCTGGCTACGCTACTATGAACTATGGTACTGGTAAAGGCAAAAAAGGATTTGTAGTTATGATTACCATTGGCACAGGCTTAGGTAGTGGCGCATTTTTAGATGGTAGGTTGATACCTAATTTTGAGCTAGGACAAATACCTTATAAAGGATATTCTAAAATAGAAAAATGGGCAGCCGGATCAGCAAAAGACCGCGAAGGTCTTTCGTATAAAAAATGGGGAAAGAGATTCAATACCTTTTTAGAGTATGTTGAATTGATTGTTTCACCAGATTTAATTATTCTAGGCGGGGGTGCTTCAAAAGATTTTGATGAGTTTAAATCGAAGATCAAAATAGATACCAAAGTTATACCTGCAGCGCTTCAAAATCACGCCGGTATTATAGGTGCAGCAGTAGCTACACTTCATTAA
- a CDS encoding haloacid dehalogenase type II → MDTTIANKTIRPKVLFFDVNETLLDLTEVKKEVGKALGGREDLLSLWFTTMLQYSLVTSASGQYKPFGHIGAAALQMVAANLNMTLTEEEARTIVSEAMGNLPAHPEVKEALAQLKNAGYKLVAFTNSSKEGLTKQFKSAGLTEYFNEMLSVEPTGKFKPFTDTYVWGAKKMGVELDECMLIAAHGWDVAGALWAGWRAAFIGRPGQQEYPLAPKTEIIVSDLKKAADILVTYS, encoded by the coding sequence ATGGATACTACTATAGCGAATAAAACTATACGTCCAAAAGTATTGTTCTTTGATGTCAACGAAACACTTTTAGACCTTACAGAGGTTAAAAAAGAAGTTGGTAAAGCATTAGGAGGAAGAGAAGATTTACTTTCCCTTTGGTTTACAACCATGTTACAGTATTCATTAGTGACTTCGGCAAGTGGTCAATACAAACCTTTTGGGCATATTGGTGCTGCCGCATTACAAATGGTAGCTGCAAATCTTAATATGACCCTAACAGAAGAAGAGGCGCGTACCATTGTTTCAGAGGCTATGGGAAATTTACCTGCGCACCCAGAAGTAAAAGAGGCACTTGCACAGTTGAAAAATGCCGGATACAAATTAGTAGCATTCACCAATTCGTCTAAGGAAGGTTTAACCAAGCAATTTAAAAGTGCGGGATTAACGGAGTATTTCAATGAGATGCTAAGTGTAGAACCAACGGGGAAATTCAAACCATTTACAGATACCTATGTTTGGGGTGCTAAAAAAATGGGAGTTGAACTAGATGAATGTATGCTTATAGCAGCACACGGTTGGGATGTTGCCGGTGCTCTTTGGGCAGGTTGGCGAGCAGCGTTTATAGGTAGACCTGGTCAACAAGAGTATCCGTTAGCTCCAAAAACAGAAATTATAGTATCTGACCTGAAAAAGGCTGCAGATATTTTAGTGACCTACAGCTAG
- a CDS encoding PEP/pyruvate-binding domain-containing protein, producing the protein MKNNNIYFHLITLIVVLFTLVQSTNAQSNLAAENLQTLVAKYKSDIRGPYKDIRWFCTDGSVRQPKDPCPDNIGPGVQHARYKDEVVALGKSNHIYFGQILAYTTIDELWDANHNHSRLKQYQLDKYLRLVDDGWINQKGQFYRGSVQVEDEEAWGIAFYKSILSKDAVVTDNFYFIRQSLKDIPHNGDDNVAQLMRSESKVISDLYTPFMDLRTKIHSQPEKLDIQKVIDFKAKNQKSLTTDLNKKLDGLVATMNTFFKPVDVQSLLNKSKLVKGTVLGDKVQSFVDGMANNESPSYSVNETAQLLLEIREELLTEKRSLARLQLLDISLKLEELLFQNAPIWEPTTVSGQLEKICALTTASVGAGYLELWEWEQISGVLSKFNQDQLSLAELTQVLETARAAVEWSAAMVKANYQEVVNTYTTFEPKSYAFIDDRIRGSVALHLGQSVGELGDFISKESALTNKVMDVANQSTFRGLNPGYAFGELVVVDGSSEDIEVSADKIYIFQRSPSDLKPVAGIATVAEGNMVSHVQLLARNLGIPNAALSDANLQSLKKYDGTRVFYAVSNKGNVIIKPEAQMTDQERGIFVKKERNTDKIEVPVEKIQLGNTDVLNMHDVDASDSGALCGPKAANLGQLKKMFPEQVVEGLVIPFGIFRDHMDQQMPGENSSYWEYLNTMFVEAERMRSANVSEPEVENYQLRQLETLRGAIKKMPLKEDFMNQLESKFKSVLGSDFGKIPVFLRSDTNMEDLKEFTGAGLNLTLFNVLDKEKVLEGIKDVWASPYTERSFKWRQVYLLNPENVFPSILVIPSVDVDYSGVLITKGINSGNDKDLTVAFSRGAGGAVDGQSAETYTIYDSNGYRLLAPAREPLYNTLPATGGTGKKVATFQNRVVNDKNMAEIKTLAKTIRETLPKETNSDYEGAYDVELGFKEDKLWLFQIRPFVENKKALSSGYLESITPKINTEKEISLNTKL; encoded by the coding sequence TTGAAAAATAATAATATATATTTTCATCTTATTACGCTTATTGTTGTTCTCTTTACTTTGGTTCAAAGTACTAATGCACAATCTAATTTAGCCGCCGAAAATTTGCAGACATTAGTAGCGAAATACAAAAGTGATATTCGAGGTCCCTATAAAGATATTCGTTGGTTTTGTACAGATGGTAGCGTACGCCAGCCAAAAGATCCTTGTCCAGATAATATAGGTCCAGGGGTGCAGCATGCGCGCTATAAAGATGAGGTTGTTGCTTTGGGCAAAAGCAACCATATTTACTTTGGTCAAATTCTAGCTTATACGACTATTGATGAACTTTGGGATGCTAACCACAACCATTCTCGTTTAAAACAATATCAATTAGATAAGTATTTGCGTTTGGTCGATGACGGATGGATCAATCAAAAAGGGCAGTTTTACAGAGGATCGGTTCAGGTAGAAGACGAAGAAGCTTGGGGTATTGCTTTCTATAAATCGATTTTATCAAAGGATGCAGTAGTTACCGATAACTTCTATTTTATTCGTCAGTCATTAAAAGATATTCCACATAACGGGGATGATAATGTTGCGCAGTTAATGCGAAGCGAATCTAAAGTGATTTCCGATTTGTATACTCCGTTTATGGACTTGAGAACTAAGATTCATAGTCAACCAGAAAAATTGGATATTCAAAAAGTAATTGATTTTAAAGCTAAAAATCAAAAATCGCTGACTACTGATTTGAATAAAAAGTTAGACGGACTTGTAGCTACAATGAATACGTTTTTTAAACCTGTAGATGTTCAGTCATTATTGAATAAATCAAAATTGGTAAAAGGAACGGTCTTAGGTGATAAGGTGCAATCATTTGTAGATGGTATGGCAAATAATGAATCGCCTTCGTATTCCGTAAATGAAACAGCGCAGTTACTTTTAGAAATCAGAGAAGAACTGCTAACCGAGAAGCGATCTTTAGCACGATTACAATTGCTTGATATTTCTTTAAAGTTAGAAGAGTTATTATTTCAAAATGCACCTATTTGGGAGCCTACAACGGTAAGTGGACAATTAGAAAAAATTTGTGCATTGACAACGGCATCAGTCGGGGCAGGATATTTAGAACTGTGGGAATGGGAGCAGATTTCTGGTGTCCTTAGTAAATTCAACCAAGATCAATTAAGTTTGGCAGAATTAACGCAAGTATTAGAAACGGCTAGAGCTGCGGTAGAATGGAGTGCAGCTATGGTAAAAGCAAACTACCAGGAAGTTGTAAATACATATACTACGTTTGAACCAAAATCTTATGCATTTATAGATGATAGAATTAGAGGTTCTGTAGCATTACATTTAGGGCAAAGCGTTGGTGAGTTGGGTGATTTCATTTCAAAGGAATCTGCCTTGACCAATAAAGTGATGGATGTTGCTAACCAAAGTACATTTAGAGGATTGAACCCTGGGTATGCGTTTGGTGAGTTGGTGGTTGTAGATGGCTCATCTGAAGATATTGAAGTGTCAGCAGATAAAATTTATATTTTTCAACGCTCACCATCAGATTTAAAACCTGTTGCGGGTATTGCTACGGTGGCTGAAGGGAACATGGTGTCACACGTGCAATTATTGGCACGTAATTTAGGCATACCAAATGCAGCGTTGTCAGATGCTAACCTTCAAAGTTTAAAGAAGTACGACGGTACAAGGGTGTTTTATGCGGTTTCTAACAAGGGAAATGTGATTATAAAACCGGAAGCACAAATGACGGATCAAGAACGTGGAATATTTGTAAAGAAAGAGCGTAATACAGATAAAATCGAGGTGCCTGTTGAAAAAATTCAATTGGGTAATACTGATGTTTTGAATATGCACGATGTTGATGCTAGCGATTCGGGAGCTTTATGCGGACCAAAAGCTGCGAACCTTGGGCAGTTGAAAAAGATGTTTCCTGAACAGGTGGTTGAGGGGTTAGTGATTCCGTTCGGAATTTTTAGAGACCATATGGATCAGCAAATGCCAGGCGAGAATAGTTCATATTGGGAATATTTGAATACGATGTTTGTGGAAGCTGAGCGTATGCGCAGTGCAAATGTGTCAGAGCCAGAAGTGGAGAATTATCAATTACGACAATTAGAGACTTTAAGAGGTGCCATCAAAAAAATGCCGTTGAAAGAAGATTTTATGAATCAACTGGAAAGTAAATTCAAATCTGTTCTTGGGTCGGACTTTGGAAAAATTCCTGTGTTCTTACGCAGCGACACCAATATGGAGGATTTAAAAGAGTTTACTGGTGCAGGATTAAACCTAACATTATTCAATGTGTTGGATAAAGAGAAAGTTTTAGAAGGTATAAAAGATGTGTGGGCTTCACCATACACTGAACGTAGCTTTAAATGGAGACAGGTGTATTTATTGAATCCAGAGAATGTTTTTCCTTCTATTTTGGTGATACCAAGTGTTGATGTAGATTACTCGGGTGTATTAATTACAAAGGGTATCAATTCTGGTAACGATAAAGATTTAACCGTGGCATTCAGCAGAGGTGCAGGTGGTGCCGTAGATGGTCAGTCAGCAGAAACCTATACTATATATGATAGTAATGGATATCGTCTTTTAGCGCCTGCAAGAGAACCTTTATATAATACTTTACCTGCAACTGGAGGAACTGGCAAGAAAGTAGCTACGTTTCAGAACAGGGTAGTGAATGATAAGAACATGGCCGAGATTAAGACTTTAGCAAAAACTATACGTGAAACCTTGCCTAAAGAAACAAATTCAGATTACGAAGGTGCTTATGATGTAGAGCTTGGTTTTAAAGAAGATAAATTATGGTTGTTTCAAATTAGACCATTTGTTGAGAATAAAAAAGCGTTGAGTTCTGGCTATTTAGAATCTATTACACCGAAAATTAATACAGAGAAAGAAATCTCTTTAAATACAAAATTGTAA
- a CDS encoding DoxX family protein, whose protein sequence is MKRDRIIYYIATGIFSLVILFSAGMYFFNHEFIKGAFVKLGYPTYLIYPYATAKLVGLFAIWNPRFHVIKEWAYSAFFFAVTLAFFAHIMVSDGEQMAAVIALVSLVVSYIFSKRI, encoded by the coding sequence ATGAAAAGAGATAGAATCATTTATTACATCGCAACAGGTATTTTTAGCTTGGTGATATTATTTTCCGCAGGCATGTACTTTTTTAATCACGAATTTATAAAAGGTGCTTTCGTAAAATTGGGCTATCCTACGTATTTAATTTACCCATATGCTACGGCAAAGTTGGTAGGTTTGTTTGCAATCTGGAACCCTAGGTTTCATGTGATAAAAGAGTGGGCATACTCCGCATTTTTCTTTGCGGTTACCTTAGCATTTTTTGCACACATCATGGTAAGTGATGGAGAGCAGATGGCTGCTGTTATTGCTTTGGTTTCATTGGTCGTTTCTTATATCTTTAGTAAAAGAATATAA
- a CDS encoding DUF6503 family protein — protein MKLLYKFSLLSLFAVFISCKETPKKTTETAKEVVAENDVIAYPDSWVTSRVAKTKERLNGTEAGKVIWNAMEAHGGLDTWYANGPITFRFNYQPLDGKTPRDSYQTVDTWSNRSVHTSATDSSAKFGWTGEQAWVKAKDSTSFAYDTKFWALTPLWFVGHPFVLSGEGVNLELLDAEKFKDQDYNVIKVTFDAETGDAPDDYYILYVNKETNKIAVMRYIVSYPEYFKDGGHAPEKFTEFVGEQTVDGITMPGGFKTYWTVKDNQPGDYITKIDFTDVSFEKELPKNFFDAPEGAKILE, from the coding sequence ATGAAATTACTTTACAAATTTTCACTTTTATCATTATTTGCAGTTTTTATATCCTGTAAAGAAACTCCTAAAAAAACAACCGAAACCGCTAAAGAAGTGGTTGCTGAAAATGATGTTATTGCTTACCCAGATTCTTGGGTTACATCAAGAGTTGCAAAAACAAAAGAAAGACTAAATGGCACTGAAGCTGGAAAAGTTATTTGGAATGCTATGGAAGCTCATGGCGGTTTAGATACTTGGTATGCAAACGGACCAATTACCTTTCGTTTTAATTATCAACCTTTAGATGGTAAAACGCCTAGAGATAGTTACCAAACGGTAGATACGTGGAGCAACAGATCTGTACATACAAGTGCGACAGATAGCTCAGCCAAATTTGGTTGGACAGGTGAGCAAGCTTGGGTAAAGGCTAAAGACAGTACTTCATTTGCTTATGATACTAAGTTCTGGGCACTAACACCGTTATGGTTTGTTGGTCATCCGTTTGTTTTGAGTGGGGAAGGGGTTAATCTAGAGTTGTTAGATGCAGAGAAATTTAAAGATCAAGATTATAATGTGATCAAAGTAACTTTTGATGCAGAGACTGGTGATGCACCAGATGATTACTACATTTTATATGTAAATAAAGAGACAAATAAAATAGCGGTTATGAGATATATCGTTTCATACCCTGAGTACTTTAAAGATGGTGGTCATGCACCAGAAAAGTTTACTGAATTTGTAGGTGAGCAAACGGTAGATGGTATTACCATGCCAGGCGGATTTAAAACATACTGGACAGTAAAAGATAATCAACCTGGTGACTATATCACTAAAATTGATTTTACAGATGTGTCTTTTGAGAAAGAATTACCAAAGAACTTTTTTGATGCTCCAGAGGGCGCGAAAATTTTAGAATAA
- a CDS encoding EthD family reductase, with protein MIKVSVMYPNSEDVKFDADYYKNTHLPMVQKFVGSALKELELDLGIGGRAPGEAAPYVAIAHLKFDDVASFQAAFGPHAATFADDVKNYSNVQGEIQISELVTF; from the coding sequence ATGATAAAAGTATCTGTAATGTATCCGAACAGTGAAGATGTTAAGTTCGATGCTGATTATTACAAAAACACGCACTTGCCAATGGTTCAAAAATTTGTGGGTAGTGCATTGAAAGAATTGGAATTAGATTTAGGTATTGGTGGTAGAGCTCCTGGCGAAGCTGCGCCATATGTTGCCATTGCACATTTAAAGTTTGACGATGTGGCTTCTTTTCAGGCAGCTTTTGGTCCGCATGCAGCAACATTCGCTGACGACGTTAAGAATTATAGTAACGTGCAAGGAGAAATTCAAATTAGTGAGCTTGTAACTTTTTAG
- a CDS encoding DsbA family oxidoreductase: MKKKLKIDIVSDVVCPWCAIGYKRLEKAIDELGIQDQVEIEWQPFELNPGMPPEGQNITEHITEKYGSTIEQQNESRQNMTDIGEELGFKFDYFDDMRMSNTFDAHVLLEYAKDFGKQTELKLRLMTSFFGERKDVSDREVLKQALLEVGLNAEEALSKLDNEEARYEVRNKQGQWKNMGVNSVPTIVFNMKSAITGAQPVASFKQVLSELIAE; this comes from the coding sequence ATGAAAAAGAAATTAAAAATAGATATTGTATCTGATGTTGTTTGCCCTTGGTGTGCAATTGGCTACAAGAGATTAGAAAAAGCAATTGACGAACTAGGTATTCAAGATCAGGTAGAGATTGAATGGCAACCTTTTGAACTGAACCCAGGTATGCCACCAGAAGGTCAGAATATTACAGAACATATTACTGAAAAATATGGTTCTACCATAGAACAACAAAATGAGTCGCGCCAAAATATGACAGATATTGGCGAAGAACTTGGCTTTAAATTCGATTATTTTGATGACATGCGTATGTCAAACACTTTTGATGCTCATGTGTTATTGGAGTATGCAAAAGATTTTGGGAAACAAACGGAACTAAAATTACGCTTAATGACTTCATTTTTTGGTGAAAGAAAAGATGTGTCTGATAGAGAGGTCTTAAAACAAGCGTTATTAGAAGTGGGTTTAAATGCAGAGGAAGCATTGTCTAAATTAGATAATGAAGAAGCCCGTTATGAAGTAAGGAATAAACAGGGGCAATGGAAAAATATGGGTGTAAACTCCGTACCAACTATTGTATTTAACATGAAAAGTGCAATAACAGGTGCCCAACCCGTAGCTAGTTTTAAACAAGTACTTTCTGAATTGATTGCTGAATAG
- a CDS encoding peroxiredoxin-like family protein — MSKADKNKGELDALLEVKRQGASKFTEEKRKIYADGIKSVAASGVLENALNIGDKAPNFSLKNALGESVLLYDELKKGPVVLTWYRGGWCPYCNITLHYLQEKLPEIKEAGATLIAITPELPDNSLSTSEKNKLEFSVLSDVGNVVGKEYGVVYTLTHEVATMYEAGFGLSEVNGDHSNELPLAATYVINTDAVIQYAFLDADYTERAEVTDIVEALHKLK, encoded by the coding sequence ATGAGTAAAGCAGATAAAAATAAAGGTGAACTAGATGCATTGCTAGAGGTAAAACGTCAAGGAGCATCGAAATTTACTGAAGAGAAAAGGAAGATTTATGCTGATGGTATTAAAAGTGTTGCAGCATCTGGGGTGCTTGAAAATGCATTGAATATAGGAGATAAAGCGCCTAATTTTAGTTTAAAAAATGCATTGGGAGAATCTGTTTTGTTATATGATGAATTAAAAAAAGGTCCAGTTGTCTTAACATGGTACAGAGGTGGTTGGTGTCCGTATTGTAATATCACACTGCACTATTTACAAGAAAAACTTCCTGAAATTAAAGAAGCTGGCGCTACATTAATTGCAATTACACCAGAATTGCCAGATAATTCTTTATCTACTTCAGAGAAGAATAAGTTAGAATTTTCTGTTTTAAGCGATGTTGGTAATGTAGTAGGAAAAGAATATGGCGTAGTATATACATTAACCCATGAGGTAGCTACTATGTATGAAGCAGGATTTGGGTTAAGTGAAGTAAATGGAGATCATAGTAATGAACTGCCTTTGGCTGCGACTTATGTAATCAATACTGATGCTGTTATTCAATATGCTTTTTTAGATGCTGATTACACAGAAAGAGCAGAAGTGACGGATATCGTAGAGGCATTACATAAGCTGAAATAA
- the gap gene encoding type I glyceraldehyde-3-phosphate dehydrogenase: protein MKKIAINGMGRIGRASLKVILDTPELELVAVNDIVSIENIAYLLKYDSVYGIYEKEVSHDENNLIIDGKKIQYNSQRNPVDLPWAEHKIDVVIESTGFFTKSEDAKKHIKAGAKSVIISAPTKSEDIPTVVHGVNTEAGETNIFSCASCTTNNISPVVEVLGRRIGIKKAIMTTVHAYTASQGIVDAPSQKNLRMGRAGAANIVPTSTGAAIATTKALPELAGKFDGVALRVPIPVGSMSDLTFVMERDVTIEEVNAIFKEEAATDRYKNILDTTDEPLVSSDIVKNPHASTVDLGMTRVVDGDLLKVMTWYDNEWGFTNQMIRQILAEN, encoded by the coding sequence ATGAAAAAAATAGCAATAAACGGAATGGGGCGTATTGGTCGCGCTTCTTTAAAAGTAATTTTGGATACTCCAGAATTAGAATTAGTAGCAGTAAACGATATCGTATCTATAGAGAATATTGCTTATTTATTGAAGTACGATTCAGTCTATGGTATTTATGAAAAGGAAGTTTCACATGATGAAAACAACCTTATCATAGATGGTAAAAAAATACAATACAACTCTCAACGTAATCCTGTGGATTTGCCTTGGGCAGAACATAAAATTGATGTCGTTATTGAAAGTACCGGTTTCTTTACCAAGAGTGAAGATGCTAAAAAACACATTAAAGCAGGTGCTAAATCTGTAATTATATCGGCACCTACCAAAAGTGAAGATATACCGACAGTGGTACATGGTGTAAATACCGAAGCTGGTGAGACTAATATATTCTCTTGTGCTAGTTGTACTACGAATAATATTAGCCCGGTTGTAGAAGTATTGGGTCGTAGAATTGGTATCAAAAAAGCCATTATGACTACGGTGCATGCTTATACTGCCTCTCAAGGTATTGTTGATGCACCTTCTCAAAAGAACTTGAGAATGGGTCGTGCAGGTGCGGCAAACATTGTACCTACGTCAACAGGAGCGGCAATTGCAACTACAAAGGCATTACCAGAATTAGCAGGTAAGTTTGATGGTGTTGCGTTACGTGTGCCAATTCCGGTAGGGTCAATGTCCGATTTAACTTTTGTAATGGAACGCGATGTAACTATTGAAGAGGTGAATGCTATCTTTAAAGAAGAAGCGGCAACTGATAGATATAAAAATATTTTGGACACTACAGATGAGCCTTTGGTATCTTCTGATATTGTAAAGAATCCGCATGCATCAACTGTTGATTTAGGTATGACTAGAGTAGTGGATGGCGACTTATTGAAAGTGATGACGTGGTATGATAATGAATGGGGATTCACCAATCAAATGATACGTCAAATTTTGGCAGAAAACTAA
- a CDS encoding serine hydrolase → MKKIIVLLIVVLSASAFTTYKYYPIDGYERTGIKRLKRLELIKSGELKDATALPVGALKSYSDIQLNLLSRKSDSAMGLMQVNEDFQKEISALFRGLDKSYSLTVLDISDPENVRYAERNETAGYQPGSVGKLAVLVGLFTQLEKIYPDSFEKRTELLKNKSVKAGVWGLTDEHTIPIYNIEKNTLVKRQVIASDVFSLYEWADHMLSVSNNGAASIVWREVLLMAAFGEKYPDLTQEETDTYFKETPKKELTDLSNDVVNLPLRDLGITSDEWRLGSFFTRGAITYVGDKGGSIGSPQGLMKFLVHLEQGKVVDEASSLEMKRLMYMTDRRIRYAQSPALKEAAVYFKSGSLYKCDRSKGEACGKYMGNVTNFMNSVIIVEQPDNCKYMVVLMTNVLRKNSASDHMYLAGNIDKIIRKG, encoded by the coding sequence ATGAAGAAAATTATAGTATTACTAATTGTTGTGTTAAGTGCATCTGCATTTACAACCTACAAATATTACCCAATTGACGGTTACGAGCGTACAGGCATAAAACGTTTAAAGAGGTTAGAATTAATTAAAAGCGGCGAGCTTAAAGATGCAACGGCATTACCGGTTGGGGCTTTAAAATCGTACAGCGATATTCAATTGAACCTACTCTCAAGAAAGAGTGATAGTGCAATGGGTTTAATGCAGGTGAACGAAGATTTTCAGAAAGAGATAAGTGCACTTTTCCGCGGATTGGATAAAAGTTATTCACTAACTGTCTTGGATATTTCTGATCCTGAGAATGTGCGTTATGCCGAACGAAATGAAACGGCAGGCTATCAACCAGGTAGTGTTGGTAAACTGGCTGTTTTGGTTGGGTTATTTACACAATTAGAAAAAATTTATCCGGATTCATTTGAAAAAAGAACGGAGTTGTTAAAGAACAAATCTGTGAAAGCGGGAGTATGGGGATTGACAGATGAACACACTATTCCTATCTATAATATTGAAAAGAATACGTTGGTAAAACGACAGGTGATTGCTAGCGATGTTTTCTCATTATATGAATGGGCTGATCACATGTTATCAGTAAGTAATAATGGTGCGGCGAGTATAGTATGGAGAGAAGTTTTGTTAATGGCAGCTTTTGGTGAAAAATATCCTGACTTAACTCAGGAAGAAACGGATACCTATTTTAAAGAAACTCCAAAAAAGGAGTTGACAGATTTAAGTAATGATGTAGTGAATTTACCATTGCGAGATTTAGGAATTACAAGCGATGAATGGCGTTTGGGTAGTTTCTTCACTAGAGGTGCAATTACTTATGTTGGTGATAAAGGTGGTAGTATTGGGTCGCCACAAGGGTTAATGAAATTTTTGGTTCATTTAGAGCAGGGTAAAGTTGTAGATGAGGCTTCTAGTTTAGAAATGAAACGATTAATGTATATGACAGATCGTAGAATTCGTTACGCACAATCACCTGCTTTAAAAGAAGCAGCTGTGTATTTTAAATCTGGCTCACTTTATAAGTGTGATAGAAGTAAAGGTGAAGCCTGTGGTAAATATATGGGTAATGTTACCAATTTTATGAACTCGGTAATTATCGTAGAACAACCAGATAATTGTAAATATATGGTGGTGTTGATGACCAATGTATTGCGTAAAAATTCTGCTAGTGACCATATGTACTTAGCCGGAAATATTGATAAAATTATTCGAAAGGGGTAA
- a CDS encoding carboxymuconolactone decarboxylase family protein, translating to MTTLKVHDLESAPEGSKALLENSQKSFGMIPGLHGVLASSPKILEAYQTLHQLFTETSFNNDELTVVWQTINVEHACHYCVPAHTGIAKMMKVDDAISEALRNQTPLADAKLEALRTMTLTIVRNRGNVTQEDLDTFYAAGYGEQQVLEIILGLSQKVISNYTNHIAHTPVDAAFEKFAWSK from the coding sequence ATGACAACTTTAAAAGTACACGACTTAGAATCTGCACCAGAAGGTAGCAAAGCATTATTAGAGAACTCTCAAAAATCATTTGGTATGATTCCTGGTTTGCATGGTGTATTGGCATCTTCTCCAAAAATTTTAGAAGCATACCAAACACTACATCAGTTATTTACTGAAACTTCATTCAATAATGATGAGTTAACGGTAGTATGGCAAACAATAAATGTTGAGCATGCATGTCATTATTGTGTGCCAGCACATACAGGTATTGCTAAAATGATGAAGGTTGATGATGCTATTTCAGAAGCATTACGTAACCAAACTCCGTTAGCAGACGCAAAATTAGAAGCACTAAGAACTATGACTTTAACTATAGTTCGTAACCGTGGTAATGTAACTCAAGAAGATTTAGATACTTTTTACGCTGCAGGTTATGGAGAGCAACAAGTGTTGGAAATTATTTTAGGATTATCTCAAAAGGTAATTAGTAACTATACAAATCATATTGCGCATACACCGGTCGATGCAGCTTTTGAAAAGTTTGCATGGTCCAAATAA